One Paramisgurnus dabryanus chromosome 9, PD_genome_1.1, whole genome shotgun sequence DNA segment encodes these proteins:
- the LOC135773994 gene encoding extracellular calcium-sensing receptor-like, whose amino-acid sequence MGDPKNTLLSKDGDITIGTLISIHSKETLSSSEFTEKPQLICSSVNIQDLRLAQIIMFAIDEINRSENLLPNVSIGYKIFDTCGSRLSSMSATMAVMNGQEFAAGDRCNGQPPIHAIIGESESSATVILSRTTGPFKIPVISHSATCECLSNRRDYPSFFRTIASDYHQSRALAYIVKHFGWTWVGAVNSDNDYGNNGMATFLKTAQEEGICVEYSVKFYRTEPAKLLKVVNIIKQSAAKVIVAFLASFEMNNLLEQLYIQNITGIQMIGVEAWITAKSLITPKSFQVLGGSLGFALSKNKIEGFLDYVIKEFWETAFPCLQRDGNSSQYVEICRRYQDLFVLKNYIEDVPEQRYTSNVYKAVYAVAHALHNLLKCKEQEGCEKGLTIQPQQVVEALKKVNFTVKFGDRVWFDSTGATVAQYEVVNWQQDSDGSIQFKAVGYYDASLPPDQRFVLNTENIIWAGGQLKKPRSVCSESCPPGTRKAAQKGRPVCCYDCITCADGEISNETDSNNCQQCPGEYWSNTENTECVLKAVEFLSFTEVMGIVLVFFSLFGVGITLLVAILFYSKKDTPIVKANNSELSFLLLFSLTLCFLCSLTFIGRPTRWSCMLRHTAFGIAFVLCISCVLGKTIVVLMAFKATLPGSNIMKWFGPAQQRLSVFTFTLIQVLICVLWLIISPPFPYKNMKYYKERIIFECSLGSTIGFSAVLGYIGLLAVLCFILAFLARTLPDNFNEAKFITFSMLIFCAVWITFIPAYVSSPGKFTVAVEIFAILASSFSLLLCIFAPKCYIILFKPEQNTKQHLMGKNTN is encoded by the exons TGTAAATATACAAGATTTACGACTGGCTCAAATCATTATGTTTGCTATTGATGAGATTAACAGAAGTGAAAATTTGCTTCCAAATGTTTCTATTGGCTATAAAATCTTTGACACCTGTGGATCAAGACTGTCGTCTATGAGTGCAACTATGGCAGTGATGAATGGTCAGGAGTTTGCAGCAGGAGACAGATGCAATGGACAGCCTCCTATACATGCTATTATAGGGGAGTCAGAGTCCTCTGCCACAGTGATTTTGTCCAGAACCACAGGACCTTTCAAAATTCCAGTG ATAAGTCACTCAGCCACGTGTGAGTGTCTCAGTAATAGGAGAGATTACCCTTCATTTTTCAGGACTATTGCTAGTGATTATCACCAGAGCAGAGCACTTGCATACATAGTCAAACACTTTGGCTGGACTTGGGTTGGAGCTGTGAACAGTGACAAtgattatggaaacaatggaatGGCCACATTTCTAAAAACAGCACAGGAGGAGGGAATTTGTGTCGAGTACTCTGTGAAATTTTACAGAACAGAGCCTGCAAAACTCCTAAAAGTGGTTAACATCATAAAACAAAGCGCCGCAAAAGTCATTGTTGCATTTCTTGCCAGTTTTGAGATGAACAATCTACTAGAACAGCTATACATTCAGAACATTACAGGCATCCAAATGATTGGTGTAGAGGCATGGATAACAGCAAAGAGTCTGATCACACCAAAGAGTTTTCAAGTGCTGGGAGGGTCACTAGGGTTtgcattgagtaaaaataaaattgaaggGTTTTTAGATTATGTTATTAAAGAATTCTGGGAAACAGCTTTTCCATGCTTACAGAGAGATGGAAATTCATCTCAATATGTAGAAATTTGCAGGAGGTATCAGGATCTGTTTGTGCTTAAAAATTACATTGAAGATGTGCCTGAGCAAAGATATACAAGTAATGTCTACAAAGCAGTGTATGCTGTGGCTCATGCATTACACAATCTACTGAAGTGCAAAGAACAAGAAGGTTGTGAGAAAGGCCTGACAATACAACCACAGCAG GTGGTTGAGGCTTTAAAAAAAGTGAATTTCACTGTAAAGTTTGGAGATCGTGTGTGGTTTGACAGCACTGGTGCTACAGTAGCCCAGTATGAAGTTGTAAACTGGCAGCAGGACTCAGATGGATCAATCCAGTTTAAAGCTGTGGGTTACTATGATGCCTCACTGCCCCCTGACCAGCGCTTTGTACTTAACACTGAAAACATAATCTGGGCTGGAGGACAGCTGAAG AAACCAAGGTCTGTGTGCAGTGAGAGTTGTCCTCCAGGTACAAGGAAGGCCGCACAGAAAGGAAGACCTGTCTGCTGTTATGACTGTATTACATGTGCAGATGGAGAAATCAGTAATGAGACAG ATTCAAATAACTGCCAGCAGTGTCCAGGGGAATACTGGTCTAATACTGAGAACACTGAATGTGTGTTAAAGGCTGTAGAGTTTCTGTCATTCACAGAAGTTATGGGTATAGTGTTAGTCTTTTTCTCTCTGTTTGGAGTAGGAATAACTTTACTGGTGGCTATCCTGTTTTACAGTAAGAAGGACACTCCCATAGTTAAAGCCAACAACTCAGAGCTGAGCTtcctgttgctcttctcattgACTTTGTGTTTTCTCTGTTCACTTACTTTCATTGGTCGCCCCACTAGGTGGTCCTGTATGTTGCGTCACACAGCGTTTGGGATCGCTTTTGTCCTCTGTATCTCTTGTGTTCTGGGGAAAACAATAGTGGTGTTAATGGCATTCAAGGCCACACTTCCAGGAAGTAATATCATGAAATGGTTTGGGCCTGCACAACAGAGACTCAGTGTTTTTACCTTTACACTCATTCAAGTTCTTATCTGTGTGCTTTGGCTAATAATATCTCCTCCTTTTCcctataaaaatatgaaatattataaAGAAAGAATTATTTTTGAATGCAGTCTGGGTTCTACTATTGGTTTCTCTGCTGTGTTGGGTTATATTGGTCTTCTGGCAGTTCTGTGCTTCATTTTGGCTTTTCTGGCTCGGACGCTGCCTGATAACTTTAATGAAGCTAAATTCATCACATTCAGTATGCTCATATTCTGTGCTGTATGGATCACATTTATCCCAGCTTATGTCAGCTCTCCTGGAAAATTTACTGTAGCTGTGGAGATATTTGCTATTTTAGCCTCAAGCTTTAGTTTACTACTTTGCATATTTGCACCTAAATGTTACATCATTCTGT